The Candidatus Binataceae bacterium region ACGCACCGCCAGTATTGAGTCCCAGTTTATCCGCGGCGAATTCGCGCACCCTGAGGACGGTCTCCAGCTTGGTGCGCAATTGCGGCGAGAGCGGTTGGTCCGAAGCCAGCTCCGCGCTAATCGGCCGTCGGTTCCACAACAGGCGTGCTTCCTCGTAAGCGCCCCGTCCGATATAGCCGATGCCGCATCCCGAAAACGTGAGACTGGCCGTCAGCGCGATAAGAAGGCTGGCTAACGAGCGTGGCCGCAAGCAAGTGGCACCCAAGCGTGCGAGGCGGTCAATCCACCGCTTCACGCGCCGCCTCGTTCGCGACCGCGTACTGCAACTCGAACAGACGATAGTAGAGGCCGCGCTGGGCCAGCAGCTCGAGATGGCTCCCGCTCTCACGCAATACGCCGTTGCTCAGGACCAGTATGCGGTCGGCGCGTTCGATGGTCGAAAGCCGATGCGCGATGACGACCGCGGTGCGTTCGGCAAGCAGCTCGTCGAGGGCGAGCTGAATCAGGCGCTCGGTTTCGCTGTCCACGCTGGAGGTCGCTTCGTCCATTACCAGGATGCGCGGGTTGTAGGCGAGGGCGCGCGCAAACGATAGCAGCTGCCGTTGTCCCACGGACAAGTTCGCACCGCGCTCACGGATGTGCTCGGCGAGTCCCGCCGGCAGGCGGTTCACGAATCGCAGTGCCTGCGCGCGGTCCAATGCCTCCCGGACACGATGCTCGCCGAGGTTGGTCAAACCGAGCCGGATGTTTTCCATCACATCACCGGCGAACAGGAACACATCCTGTTGCACCAGCCCGATCGAACGCCGCAGTCGGTGGAGGTCCCACTCGCGCACATCAACCCCATCGACCAGAATGCGCCCGCCGCTCACATCGTAAAAGCGGTTGAGCAGTTTGATGATTGTGGTCTTGCCCGATCCGGTCGGTCCCACGATTGCGATCTTCTGTCCTGGTTCGACCGCGAAGCTCAAGTCTCTGAGGACGGGCTCCCCCGGACGATATTCGAAATTCACGTGATCGAACACGATGCTGCCCTGCTGCGCGGCCGGGACCCTCGGGGTCGTTGGACTCGCGATGGTATGGGGCTCTTCCATGAGCGCTTCGATGCGCTCCGCCGCGGCCAGCGACGACTGCAGGACGGTGTACTTGTTGGACAGTTCACGGAGCGGCAGAAAGAACATCCGTGCATACTGCATGAAGCCGATCAGGGTCCCGAGGGTGATGGCGCGATGCAGCACTTGACCGCCGCCCGCCCACAAGACCAGGGCGATAGTTATGGAGCCGACCGTGTCCACCGCGGAGAAGAGACCGGTCTCATACACGTTGGCCTTCATCTGGACGTCGCGGCTGCGTACGTTGAGCACGTCGAATTCTGCCCGGCTCGCTCGCTCGTGCGTGAACAGTTGCACTACGGTCATGCCTGCCAACGCTTCCGACAGGTACGCGTTGACCGCCGCGAGCCGTTCGCGAATCTGCCGGTATACGACACGCGCGCGTACGCGAAACAGATTGATGAAGAGCAGCAGCGGAGGAATCGCGACCAGGGCCCACAGCGCCATCCGCGCGCTCTTGAACCACATGATCGCGACGATGCCGGACATCGTCATCAGGTCCATGAACATGGTCAGCGATCCAGCGCCGAACATTTCGTTGATCGCATCTATGTCGGTAGTCATCCGGCTCACCAGCCGTCCCACCGGGGTGCGGTCAAAGAACGACATCGGGAGCCGTTGGACGTGGTTGAAGAG contains the following coding sequences:
- a CDS encoding ABC transporter ATP-binding protein, producing MQLKQEQTGRRPRDVALVKFIWTYVRPYRGVFFLSVLLMPLNSAFALAQPYIIQLIIDLFLAHRRVPPPAWLTALFGASGPSLLKMAAIYLCLVCGEFGSAYGQFYLTMMVAQYSLSDLRLGLFNHVQRLPMSFFDRTPVGRLVSRMTTDIDAINEMFGAGSLTMFMDLMTMSGIVAIMWFKSARMALWALVAIPPLLLFINLFRVRARVVYRQIRERLAAVNAYLSEALAGMTVVQLFTHERASRAEFDVLNVRSRDVQMKANVYETGLFSAVDTVGSITIALVLWAGGGQVLHRAITLGTLIGFMQYARMFFLPLRELSNKYTVLQSSLAAAERIEALMEEPHTIASPTTPRVPAAQQGSIVFDHVNFEYRPGEPVLRDLSFAVEPGQKIAIVGPTGSGKTTIIKLLNRFYDVSGGRILVDGVDVREWDLHRLRRSIGLVQQDVFLFAGDVMENIRLGLTNLGEHRVREALDRAQALRFVNRLPAGLAEHIRERGANLSVGQRQLLSFARALAYNPRILVMDEATSSVDSETERLIQLALDELLAERTAVVIAHRLSTIERADRILVLSNGVLRESGSHLELLAQRGLYYRLFELQYAVANEAAREAVD